A genomic segment from Orrella daihaiensis encodes:
- the aceA gene encoding isocitrate lyase, with the protein MNTRETAIRALQKEWAENPRWQGIKRDYSAEDVVRLRGSTLVEHTLARQGSEKLWNLLNTEPFINTLGALTGNQAMQQIKAGLKGIYLSGWQVAGDANLAGEMYPDQSLYPANSVPMVVRRINNALQRCDQIQWMEGKNPGDDGYIDFLAPIVADAEAGFGGVLNAFELMKAMIEAGASGVHFEDQLASVKKCGHMGGKVLVPTREAVSKLSAARLAADVMGVPTVLLARTDADAADLVTSDIDDNDRPFMTGERTVEGFFRTRAGIDQGISRGLAYAPYADLIWCETATPNLEYARKFAEAIHRQFPGKLLAYNCSPSFNWKKNLDDATISKFQRELGAMGYKFQFITLAGFHALNYGMFDLAYKYARENMSAFVELQQKEFAAADRGFTAVKHQREVGTGYFDAVTQTIEGGQASTTALTGSTEEAQFEEAHA; encoded by the coding sequence ATGAACACTCGTGAAACCGCCATCCGCGCTCTGCAGAAAGAATGGGCAGAAAACCCACGCTGGCAAGGCATCAAGCGCGACTATAGCGCTGAGGATGTTGTGCGCCTGCGTGGCTCGACGTTGGTTGAGCATACGCTGGCCCGGCAGGGTTCAGAAAAGCTTTGGAACCTGTTGAATACCGAGCCTTTCATCAATACGCTTGGTGCACTGACTGGTAACCAGGCTATGCAGCAGATCAAGGCTGGTTTGAAAGGCATTTATCTCTCTGGCTGGCAGGTAGCCGGCGATGCCAACCTGGCAGGCGAGATGTATCCTGACCAATCACTGTATCCCGCGAACTCGGTGCCCATGGTGGTTCGCCGTATCAACAATGCTTTGCAACGCTGTGATCAGATCCAGTGGATGGAAGGTAAGAATCCGGGCGATGATGGCTACATCGATTTCCTTGCACCGATTGTGGCAGATGCTGAAGCCGGGTTTGGTGGCGTTCTGAACGCTTTTGAGCTGATGAAGGCCATGATCGAAGCCGGTGCCAGTGGCGTTCACTTCGAAGACCAGTTAGCCTCAGTCAAGAAGTGTGGTCACATGGGTGGCAAGGTGCTGGTACCCACTCGCGAAGCGGTCAGCAAGCTAAGCGCCGCACGTTTGGCTGCCGACGTGATGGGTGTCCCCACTGTGTTGCTGGCGCGCACTGACGCTGACGCTGCAGATTTGGTGACCAGCGATATTGATGATAACGATCGTCCGTTCATGACGGGTGAGCGCACGGTTGAGGGTTTCTTCCGCACGCGCGCTGGCATTGATCAAGGCATTAGCCGTGGTCTGGCCTATGCACCGTATGCGGATCTTATCTGGTGCGAGACCGCCACGCCTAATCTTGAATACGCCCGCAAGTTCGCTGAGGCCATTCACCGCCAGTTCCCTGGCAAGCTGCTGGCTTACAACTGCTCGCCTTCATTTAACTGGAAGAAAAACCTCGATGACGCAACTATTTCGAAGTTCCAGCGTGAATTAGGTGCCATGGGTTACAAGTTCCAGTTCATCACGCTCGCGGGCTTCCACGCGCTGAACTACGGTATGTTTGATCTGGCCTATAAGTATGCACGTGAGAACATGTCGGCGTTTGTTGAGCTGCAACAGAAAGAATTTGCAGCGGCCGATCGTGGTTTCACCGCTGTGAAACATCAGCGTGAGGTCGGTACAGGCTACTTCGATGCGGTGACGCAAACCATTGAAGGTGGCCAAGCGTCCACCACAGCGTTGACCGGTTCAACCGAAGAAGCTCAGTTCGAAGAGGCGCACGCCTAA
- a CDS encoding P-type ATPase, with amino-acid sequence MPKSIFALNRPLTVDEMMSRRRTLVRLGLAWLAMMQVMMFALPGYLRQETFGHDNLDVLDWAIFLMNWASLALTVPVILYSAWPIWKGVAQAWRERHITMDVPVAVSMIAAFVPSVIATLLGQGEVYFDSVTMFVAFLLTARFFELRARQSVDSSRYSDRLQQLRGPLLQHADKVAMWFVVVQLAIAFVVALVWWVIDPDYALPVMVSLLVMSCPCALSMSAPVSLAAANATLAAYPDMTEAQTNRLFAGARRVTRQNLYGSVIFHLVSTPLAALGFVTPWLAALAMFVSSIAVTINAWRLYREPESSGSTPDYTHLART; translated from the coding sequence ATGCCAAAGTCCATCTTCGCCTTGAATCGCCCATTGACCGTTGACGAAATGATGTCACGCAGGCGCACGCTCGTTCGCTTGGGGCTTGCATGGCTTGCCATGATGCAGGTCATGATGTTCGCATTGCCCGGTTACCTGCGACAGGAGACTTTCGGGCATGACAATCTGGATGTGCTGGATTGGGCCATTTTTTTAATGAACTGGGCTAGCCTGGCTCTGACGGTGCCAGTAATTCTTTACTCGGCTTGGCCCATCTGGAAGGGCGTTGCTCAAGCCTGGCGCGAGCGCCACATCACCATGGATGTGCCGGTGGCCGTGAGCATGATTGCTGCATTTGTACCTAGCGTGATTGCCACCTTGCTGGGTCAAGGTGAAGTTTATTTCGATTCAGTCACCATGTTTGTGGCGTTTTTATTAACCGCCCGATTCTTTGAGCTTCGGGCCAGACAATCCGTTGATAGTTCGCGCTATTCGGACAGGCTGCAACAACTACGCGGGCCTTTGTTGCAACACGCTGACAAGGTTGCCATGTGGTTTGTGGTGGTCCAATTGGCTATCGCGTTTGTCGTCGCATTGGTGTGGTGGGTCATTGATCCTGACTATGCCTTGCCGGTCATGGTTTCTTTGCTGGTGATGAGTTGTCCTTGCGCATTGTCAATGTCTGCGCCAGTGTCTTTGGCTGCCGCTAACGCCACGCTTGCCGCCTATCCTGATATGACCGAAGCGCAAACGAATCGCTTATTTGCCGGCGCACGACGGGTGACCCGTCAAAACCTTTATGGCTCGGTCATCTTTCACTTGGTGAGCACTCCTTTGGCTGCCTTGGGTTTTGTGACGCCGTGGCTGGCAGCTTTGGCGATGTTCGTGTCATCAATTGCAGTGACGATCAATGCATGGCGTCTGTATCGTGAGCCCGAGTCCAGTGGCTCAACGCCGGATTACACCCATCTGGCCCGAACCTGA
- the ccoS gene encoding cbb3-type cytochrome oxidase assembly protein CcoS encodes MEVLYFLLPLSLLFIVLIGAVLWWAVFSGQYDDPDDAGRSILQDDDTPK; translated from the coding sequence TTGGAAGTCCTTTATTTCCTTTTGCCACTGTCGCTGCTTTTCATTGTGTTGATTGGCGCAGTGCTCTGGTGGGCGGTGTTCTCTGGTCAATATGACGATCCGGACGATGCCGGAAGATCTATTTTGCAAGACGATGACACACCAAAATAA
- the ccoN gene encoding cytochrome-c oxidase, cbb3-type subunit I, with protein sequence MVGSFEPTTTSGSSTKATTAESFNYKVVRQFAIMTVVWGIVGMAVGMLIAAQMIWPALNFDTPWLTFGRLRPLHTNAVIFAFGGCALFAASYYVVQRTSQVRLFSDKLAAFTFWGWQLVIVGAAITLPMGFTSSKEYAELEWPIDILITLIWVAYAIVFFGTIIKRRVKHIYVANWFFGVYILTIALLHIVNNLELPVSLLGWKSYSIYAGVQDAMTQWWYGHNAVGFFLTTSFLGMMYYFIPKQAERPIYSYRLSIVHFWALNFTYMWAGPHHLLYTSLPDWTQALGMVFSLILLAPSWGGMINGIMTLSGAWYKLRTDPILKFLVVSLSFYGMSTFEGSMMSIRTVNALSHYTDWTIGHVHSGALGWVAMITFGSLYYLIPRLWGKDRMWSMRLVETHFWVATIGVVLYIAAMWIAGVMQGLMWRATEPDGTLTYSFVESVKATYPFYAIRLLGGTLYLFGICLMAYNVFRTVVGAKAVNPLVPTETQDPIRPAASAA encoded by the coding sequence ATGGTAGGTTCGTTTGAGCCGACGACGACTTCCGGGTCGTCAACCAAGGCCACAACAGCCGAATCGTTTAATTACAAAGTAGTGCGGCAATTCGCGATCATGACAGTGGTCTGGGGCATTGTCGGCATGGCTGTTGGTATGTTGATCGCTGCGCAGATGATCTGGCCGGCACTGAATTTTGATACGCCCTGGCTGACATTCGGTCGCTTGCGGCCACTGCATACCAACGCGGTGATTTTTGCGTTTGGTGGCTGTGCTTTGTTTGCCGCATCCTATTATGTGGTGCAGCGTACCTCGCAGGTGCGTTTGTTCTCGGACAAGCTTGCAGCCTTCACGTTTTGGGGGTGGCAGTTGGTCATCGTGGGCGCAGCCATCACCTTGCCCATGGGATTTACCAGCAGCAAAGAGTACGCTGAACTTGAGTGGCCAATCGACATATTGATCACACTGATTTGGGTCGCGTACGCTATTGTCTTTTTTGGCACGATTATCAAGCGTCGTGTCAAACACATCTATGTGGCTAACTGGTTTTTTGGCGTTTACATCCTGACGATTGCACTGTTGCATATCGTTAACAACCTCGAGCTGCCAGTCAGCCTGCTGGGATGGAAGTCCTATTCAATCTATGCCGGCGTGCAAGATGCCATGACGCAGTGGTGGTACGGCCACAATGCAGTGGGTTTTTTCCTGACCACGAGCTTTTTGGGCATGATGTATTACTTCATCCCCAAGCAGGCTGAGCGGCCGATCTATTCCTATCGCCTGTCCATCGTTCACTTTTGGGCGTTGAACTTCACCTACATGTGGGCTGGTCCTCACCACCTGCTCTACACCTCCTTGCCGGACTGGACCCAAGCGCTGGGTATGGTTTTCTCCCTGATCCTCTTGGCACCGTCCTGGGGTGGCATGATTAACGGCATCATGACGTTGTCAGGCGCTTGGTACAAATTGCGTACTGATCCGATTTTGAAATTCCTGGTGGTGTCGCTCTCGTTCTACGGGATGTCGACATTCGAAGGCTCAATGATGTCAATCCGCACCGTCAACGCCTTGTCGCATTACACCGACTGGACGATTGGTCACGTGCACTCGGGTGCCTTGGGTTGGGTCGCCATGATCACGTTTGGCTCACTGTACTACCTGATTCCGCGCCTATGGGGCAAGGACCGTATGTGGAGCATGCGCTTGGTTGAAACTCACTTCTGGGTGGCAACGATCGGTGTGGTTCTATACATCGCAGCCATGTGGATTGCCGGTGTGATGCAGGGTCTCATGTGGAGAGCAACAGAACCGGATGGCACTTTGACATACAGCTTTGTAGAGTCGGTTAAGGCGACCTATCCGTTCTATGCGATTCGTCTGCTCGGTGGAACGTTGTACCTCTTCGGTATCTGCCTGATGGCCTACAACGTGTTCAGAACGGTGGTTGGCGCCAAAGCGGTTAACCCCTTGGTGCCCACAGAGACCCAGGATCCGATCCGTCCTGCCGCTAGTGCTGCTTGA
- the ccoO gene encoding cytochrome-c oxidase, cbb3-type subunit II gives MANEKKPFFSHETLEKNIGLLIIASIVVVMFAGLVQIVPLFFQHSTTEPAPGVKPYQPLELIGRDLYIREGCVGCHSQQVRMLRAEVQRYGPYSVAGESVFDHPFLWGSKRTGPDLARIGGRYSDEWHRIHLRNPRDVVPESNMPNYPWLAKNTVQGLNVQERMVALRKLGVPYTDEQIEQAPEALVGKTEEDAVVAYLQSLGVGVRNAAMQRQAAIANDKKAEN, from the coding sequence ATGGCTAACGAAAAAAAACCTTTCTTCTCACACGAGACGCTGGAAAAGAATATCGGCTTGCTGATTATTGCCAGTATCGTGGTGGTGATGTTTGCGGGTCTGGTTCAGATTGTGCCGCTGTTTTTTCAGCACAGCACCACTGAACCGGCGCCTGGCGTCAAACCCTATCAACCGCTTGAGCTGATTGGGCGTGATCTCTACATCCGCGAAGGTTGTGTAGGTTGTCACTCACAACAGGTTCGTATGCTGCGCGCTGAAGTTCAGCGCTACGGTCCGTACTCGGTTGCGGGTGAGTCTGTCTTTGATCACCCATTCCTTTGGGGCTCAAAACGCACTGGGCCGGATCTGGCGCGTATCGGTGGACGTTATTCAGATGAGTGGCATCGGATCCACTTGCGTAACCCACGTGACGTCGTACCCGAGTCCAACATGCCCAATTATCCCTGGCTTGCCAAAAATACGGTTCAAGGCTTGAACGTTCAAGAGCGCATGGTGGCCCTGCGTAAGCTAGGCGTGCCGTATACCGATGAGCAGATTGAACAGGCTCCTGAAGCCTTGGTCGGCAAGACGGAGGAAGATGCTGTGGTCGCTTATCTCCAGAGCTTGGGTGTTGGTGTGCGCAACGCAGCAATGCAGCGTCAAGCCGCAATCGCTAACGACAAGAAGGCGGAGAACTGA
- a CDS encoding cbb3-type cytochrome oxidase subunit 3 produces MGVLNAVGTVLAMVVFFGIVWWAFSPGRKKANEEAANLPFDLPDEGKPSEQSKNGEVK; encoded by the coding sequence ATGGGCGTACTCAATGCAGTAGGTACCGTTCTGGCCATGGTGGTGTTTTTTGGGATTGTTTGGTGGGCGTTTTCGCCAGGGCGCAAAAAGGCCAATGAAGAGGCAGCCAACTTGCCATTTGACTTACCCGATGAGGGCAAACCAAGTGAGCAAAGCAAAAATGGTGAGGTTAAATAG
- the ccoP gene encoding cytochrome-c oxidase, cbb3-type subunit III, with the protein MSDFDSGFWSWWIAAVTVIGIVWCIWLLNSQKKYLKNSKEEEVTDTGHVWDGNLRELNNPIPRWWIVMYLGFCAFGLGYLVLFPGLGGYPGVLSYTSADEVEQAQAKHLASVRPLYAKFDEMTIQQIAANPEAQQIGQRLFLNNCAQCHGSDAKGSPSFPNLVEGDSQWGRTPEAIEHTIVNGRHGIMPAFTGVIDASAAADTAQYVRSLSGLAHNQLAAIKGQRTYMAQCAACHGAEGKGNKMLGAPNLTDGVWLYGSSEQRIVEAIMKGRNNQMPPQGGHLTPEQVRMLTAWVWGLSNNRPEQVASNQQDGQAK; encoded by the coding sequence ATGAGCGATTTCGATAGTGGATTCTGGAGTTGGTGGATCGCCGCCGTTACTGTGATTGGTATCGTTTGGTGTATCTGGTTACTCAATAGCCAAAAGAAGTACCTCAAAAACAGCAAGGAAGAAGAGGTCACGGATACGGGTCATGTTTGGGACGGCAATCTGCGTGAACTGAACAACCCGATTCCTCGCTGGTGGATTGTCATGTACTTGGGCTTTTGTGCCTTTGGTCTAGGCTATCTGGTCTTGTTCCCAGGGCTAGGGGGCTATCCAGGGGTTTTGAGTTACACCTCGGCAGACGAAGTGGAGCAGGCTCAGGCAAAACACTTGGCTTCAGTGCGTCCACTTTATGCCAAGTTCGATGAAATGACGATCCAGCAGATTGCCGCTAACCCTGAAGCGCAGCAAATCGGTCAGCGTCTTTTCTTGAACAACTGTGCGCAGTGTCACGGTTCAGATGCCAAGGGTAGCCCGAGCTTCCCAAACCTGGTCGAAGGCGACTCACAGTGGGGCAGGACACCTGAGGCAATTGAGCACACGATTGTCAATGGACGTCACGGCATCATGCCAGCTTTCACAGGTGTGATCGATGCGTCTGCTGCTGCTGATACGGCGCAGTATGTTCGTTCCCTGTCTGGTCTGGCACATAATCAGTTGGCAGCGATCAAGGGTCAGCGCACTTATATGGCTCAATGTGCGGCTTGCCACGGCGCTGAAGGCAAGGGCAACAAGATGTTGGGTGCTCCCAACCTGACAGACGGTGTCTGGCTTTATGGCAGCTCGGAGCAACGCATCGTCGAGGCCATTATGAAAGGTCGCAATAATCAGATGCCTCCTCAGGGCGGACATCTGACACCTGAGCAAGTGCGCATGTTGACCGCTTGGGTTTGGGGTTTGTCCAACAATCGTCCTGAGCAGGTTGCTTCAAATCAACAGGACGGACAGGCAAAGTAA
- the ccoG gene encoding cytochrome c oxidase accessory protein CcoG: MTTESTPAQHLPETEEPPPWRPAGAKRKTASDTLEETLKDVRRKIYPRSVTGWFAGWRVMLVVLTQLLYYGLPWLQWNERQAVLFDLGARKFYIFGMVLWPQDVIYLTLLLIISALALFLFTALAGRLFCGYACPQTVYTEIFMWIERKVEGDRVARIRLDESPLSFKKLRVKGTKHLLWIAVAFWTGFTFIGYFAPIRELGANLLAFTLGPWQWFWLLFYSFATWGNAGFLREQVCKYMCPYARFQSVMVDSDTYVVTYDYKRGEPRGPRSKKTDYKAEGLGECVDCSICVQVCPTGIDIRKGLQYMCIGCGACVDACNQVMEKVNYPKGLIRYTSERGIEENLSDTQVRKRLLRPRVLIYSTLMVIIIAVFLGSLATRETLRVDIIRDRGALGREVPGGLIENVYRLQILNASEESLRLSISAEGLPGLNVLSGGGGKQSAIDIRVPAAANLLLPVVVQAPYDAGETGAHPITFVTESRSETGRQTEVREASSFIFPR; this comes from the coding sequence ATGACCACTGAAAGTACCCCAGCACAGCATCTCCCGGAGACTGAAGAGCCGCCGCCATGGCGGCCCGCTGGGGCAAAGCGCAAGACCGCGTCTGATACGTTGGAAGAAACCTTAAAAGACGTACGCCGCAAAATCTATCCGCGCTCGGTGACAGGCTGGTTCGCCGGTTGGCGAGTGATGTTGGTGGTGCTGACGCAGTTGCTTTATTACGGTCTGCCTTGGCTGCAATGGAATGAACGTCAGGCGGTCTTGTTTGATCTGGGCGCTCGTAAGTTCTACATCTTCGGCATGGTGTTGTGGCCGCAGGATGTCATATACCTGACCTTGCTGCTGATCATTTCGGCACTCGCCTTGTTTCTGTTTACCGCGCTCGCAGGCCGTCTGTTCTGCGGGTACGCTTGCCCGCAAACGGTCTACACCGAAATCTTCATGTGGATTGAGCGCAAGGTCGAGGGCGATCGGGTTGCTCGTATTCGGCTCGATGAGTCACCCTTGTCGTTCAAGAAACTCCGTGTCAAGGGCACAAAACATCTGTTGTGGATAGCAGTCGCGTTTTGGACAGGATTTACGTTCATTGGTTATTTCGCCCCCATCCGTGAGCTTGGCGCGAACCTGTTGGCCTTTACGCTCGGTCCCTGGCAATGGTTCTGGTTGTTGTTTTACAGCTTTGCAACCTGGGGCAACGCGGGTTTCCTGCGTGAGCAAGTTTGCAAATATATGTGTCCCTACGCCAGATTTCAGAGCGTGATGGTGGACTCCGATACGTATGTCGTCACCTATGACTACAAGCGAGGTGAGCCCAGAGGGCCCCGCTCCAAGAAAACCGACTACAAGGCTGAAGGCTTGGGTGAGTGCGTTGATTGCAGTATCTGCGTTCAGGTCTGCCCCACCGGGATTGATATTCGGAAAGGCTTACAGTACATGTGTATCGGTTGCGGTGCCTGCGTGGATGCATGCAATCAGGTCATGGAAAAAGTGAACTATCCCAAGGGTTTGATTCGCTACACATCTGAGCGCGGCATTGAAGAGAATTTGAGCGACACTCAGGTCAGAAAACGTCTGTTGCGACCCCGTGTTCTGATTTACTCCACCCTGATGGTTATTATCATCGCAGTCTTTCTTGGGTCACTGGCTACTCGCGAGACCTTGCGCGTTGATATTATTCGCGACCGCGGTGCCTTGGGCCGCGAAGTGCCCGGTGGTCTTATTGAAAACGTCTACCGGTTACAAATCCTCAATGCATCAGAAGAGTCGCTAAGGCTATCCATCTCTGCTGAAGGTCTGCCCGGCCTGAACGTATTGTCCGGTGGTGGTGGCAAGCAGTCCGCTATTGATATTCGAGTTCCGGCTGCGGCCAATTTGTTATTGCCGGTCGTGGTGCAAGCACCCTATGATGCGGGCGAGACAGGTGCTCATCCTATTACGTTCGTGACCGAATCGAGGTCAGAAACTGGCCGACAAACAGAGGTGCGTGAAGCCTCGAGTTTTATTTTTCCACGCTAA
- a CDS encoding acyl-CoA dehydrogenase family protein, which yields MLTPFDYVAVPSSLDGFRREVRTFLDQELADLPAHVRARSWMGTSIDFSRKLAKRGWLGLTIPTSHGGAGKDFFARYVLSEELLVSGAPVAAHWIADRQSGPLIMRYGTEQQKQFYVPKICQAEAFFCIGMSEPNSGSDLASIRTRAERNADGWLLNGSKIWTTNAHHCHFMIALVRTSGQPADKHNGLSQLIVDLSKPGVTIRPITDMAGDAHFNEVFFDNVQLDADALIGMEGQGWEQCTAELAFERSGPERIYSSMVLLDAWAQELRSQDCQDADAQRLLGSLLAELCALRGMSLSVTDQLVQGFSPAVEASVVKDYGTDFEQRVIRDIGQWIGEHPEFAVSGELMKVLAYLEQMGVTFSLRGGTREILRGIIARGLALR from the coding sequence ATGCTTACTCCATTTGACTATGTGGCTGTTCCGTCAAGTCTTGACGGTTTCCGGCGGGAGGTCCGAACTTTTTTGGATCAAGAGTTAGCCGATCTGCCAGCGCACGTCAGGGCCAGATCTTGGATGGGCACCAGCATTGATTTCAGTCGCAAGCTAGCCAAGCGTGGTTGGCTTGGGTTGACCATTCCGACTAGTCACGGGGGCGCAGGCAAAGATTTTTTTGCGCGTTACGTGTTGTCCGAGGAACTGTTGGTATCTGGTGCACCCGTTGCCGCCCATTGGATCGCCGACCGCCAGAGTGGTCCGCTCATCATGCGGTATGGTACTGAACAACAGAAACAGTTTTATGTGCCCAAGATTTGTCAGGCAGAGGCTTTTTTCTGTATCGGCATGAGTGAGCCCAACAGTGGCTCTGATTTGGCCAGCATCCGAACACGGGCTGAGAGAAACGCTGATGGTTGGCTTTTGAATGGCAGCAAAATCTGGACCACCAACGCACATCATTGTCATTTCATGATCGCCTTGGTGCGTACCAGCGGTCAACCGGCTGACAAACACAACGGCCTGTCGCAACTGATTGTTGATTTGTCCAAGCCAGGTGTAACGATCCGCCCGATCACGGATATGGCTGGCGATGCCCATTTCAATGAAGTGTTTTTTGACAATGTGCAGCTCGATGCAGACGCGTTGATCGGCATGGAGGGGCAAGGTTGGGAGCAGTGCACCGCCGAGTTGGCGTTTGAGCGCAGCGGCCCGGAGCGTATCTACTCCAGCATGGTATTGCTCGATGCCTGGGCTCAGGAGTTGCGTAGCCAGGATTGCCAGGATGCAGATGCCCAGCGATTATTGGGCAGTTTGTTGGCTGAGCTGTGCGCTTTGCGTGGGATGTCGCTGTCGGTGACAGATCAATTGGTTCAGGGCTTTAGCCCAGCTGTGGAAGCATCTGTTGTTAAGGACTACGGCACGGATTTTGAGCAGCGTGTGATACGAGACATTGGCCAGTGGATTGGTGAGCATCCTGAGTTTGCGGTTTCGGGTGAATTGATGAAAGTCCTGGCTTATTTGGAGCAAATGGGTGTCACCTTTTCTTTGCGTGGCGGAACCCGTGAAATCTTGCGCGGCATTATTGCTCGTGGTCTGGCTTTGAGGTAA
- a CDS encoding acyl-CoA dehydrogenase family protein — MQNELYESLDKLLAAQDLPAKIRATGRSGCAADLVAPLVESGFLDVMVSEEAGGAGLGWAQAWEVLFAAGRHGLPVPMGTTVFARALLANLGQTLPDGAITASGFAQLNADGALVARDLPSSKLSTYALLQHQDTVYLLPLSQAQITDVGGPGCFDGQATWAPTVVNQSAIGTAPRAMVAHGVALALAVQMAGVAARVLELTLTYANDRVQFGKPIGKFQALQQQISEMAELVYGARMASQIGCQTEQWQPEFEAARVAKTQTSAVAPRIAAIAHAVHAAIGVTYEYDLQLYTRRLYEWARLGGGEGYWAQQIGLTALSEPNLLDFVRQRVFQEA, encoded by the coding sequence ATGCAGAATGAACTCTATGAATCGCTGGATAAATTGCTGGCTGCGCAGGACCTGCCCGCCAAGATAAGAGCAACTGGTCGAAGCGGTTGCGCTGCTGATCTCGTGGCACCGCTCGTTGAGTCTGGGTTCTTGGATGTGATGGTTTCTGAAGAGGCGGGTGGCGCCGGGCTAGGCTGGGCGCAAGCCTGGGAGGTCCTGTTTGCGGCGGGGCGTCACGGGCTGCCCGTGCCAATGGGTACGACGGTGTTTGCGCGAGCCTTGTTGGCAAACCTGGGTCAGACTTTGCCTGATGGTGCCATCACGGCCAGTGGGTTTGCACAGCTCAATGCCGATGGCGCGTTGGTCGCGCGTGATTTGCCATCCTCGAAACTTTCGACTTACGCCTTGCTGCAGCATCAGGATACGGTGTATTTGTTGCCGCTAAGTCAAGCGCAGATAACAGATGTCGGTGGACCTGGATGTTTTGATGGGCAGGCCACTTGGGCGCCAACGGTGGTGAATCAATCTGCGATCGGCACGGCGCCTCGGGCAATGGTGGCTCATGGTGTCGCACTGGCTTTGGCAGTGCAAATGGCTGGGGTTGCTGCCCGGGTGCTGGAGTTGACTCTGACTTACGCCAATGATCGAGTGCAGTTCGGTAAGCCGATCGGCAAGTTTCAGGCTCTGCAGCAACAAATCAGTGAAATGGCAGAGCTTGTTTACGGTGCCCGTATGGCTAGCCAGATTGGCTGTCAAACTGAACAATGGCAGCCTGAGTTTGAGGCGGCCCGGGTCGCTAAAACCCAGACTAGCGCGGTTGCACCTCGCATAGCAGCCATTGCACATGCAGTTCATGCGGCCATTGGTGTGACCTATGAATATGATTTGCAGCTCTACACACGGCGCCTTTACGAGTGGGCACGCCTAGGTGGAGGTGAGGGCTATTGGGCTCAACAAATTGGTCTGACAGCTTTGTCTGAACCCAATTTGCTCGACTTCGTCAGACAGCGGGTATTTCAGGAGGCTTGA
- the fnr gene encoding fumarate/nitrate reduction transcriptional regulator Fnr, which translates to MSQKRVPVAVDAVHCATCMMGNVCLPAGMPNHEVEQLDQLVKERIKLKKGDILYRSGEKLDALYGLRLGSVKSQLEEATGQVQITGFFLPGEIIGLDGMLDGEHGTNAVAMEDSEVCVVRLKDIDDISRYVPSLQQQVRRVMSKEIARTYQVMLALGSMRSEARLAAFLVNLSQRLSALGYSSTDFIMRMSREEIGNYLGLTLETVSRLFSRFARDGLISVSQREIRILDMEALEELAGHQAS; encoded by the coding sequence ATGTCTCAAAAACGCGTTCCCGTCGCTGTCGATGCTGTTCACTGTGCCACTTGCATGATGGGTAACGTTTGCCTGCCTGCTGGCATGCCGAACCATGAGGTTGAGCAACTAGATCAACTGGTAAAAGAGCGAATCAAACTCAAGAAAGGCGATATCTTGTATCGCAGCGGTGAAAAGCTCGATGCTTTGTATGGCCTGCGCTTGGGCTCGGTGAAATCCCAGCTTGAGGAAGCAACTGGTCAGGTTCAAATCACGGGATTTTTTCTGCCGGGCGAGATTATCGGCTTGGATGGCATGCTCGATGGCGAGCACGGCACCAATGCCGTCGCCATGGAAGACTCAGAAGTTTGCGTGGTTCGTTTGAAAGACATCGACGATATCAGTCGATATGTACCCTCGCTACAACAACAAGTCAGGCGCGTGATGAGCAAGGAAATTGCGCGCACCTATCAGGTCATGCTCGCGCTAGGATCCATGCGCTCAGAAGCCAGACTAGCGGCATTCCTGGTGAACCTGTCGCAGCGACTCTCGGCGCTAGGCTACTCCTCTACAGACTTCATCATGCGCATGAGCCGCGAGGAAATCGGCAACTATCTCGGGTTAACACTTGAGACCGTCAGCAGGTTGTTCTCACGATTTGCGCGCGATGGCCTGATTTCTGTCAGCCAACGTGAAATTCGGATATTGGACATGGAAGCGCTTGAAGAGCTTGCCGGCCATCAAGCCTCCTGA